From Pseudomonas hormoni:
TCTTGCGCTGGATGTAGGTGCCCAAATGCTTGTCCGGGCCCCAGATGATCGTCTCGCCGTTATCCATCAGGCTTTCGACGATCTCCAGCGCACAGCTTGAAGTCACAACCCAGTCCGCCCGGGCTTTGACTGCCGCCGAGGTATTGGCATACACCACGACGGTACGTTCCGGGTGCTGATCGCAGAACGCCGAAAACTCGTCAACCGGGCAACCCAGGTCCAGCGAACAGGTCGCTTCCAGGGTCGGCATCAGCACGCGTTTTTCAGGGTTGAGGATTTTGGCGGTTTCGCCCATGAACTTTACGCCGGCGACCACCACGGTCTTGGCCGGGTGAGCATTGCCGAAGCGGGCCATCTCCAGCGAGTCGGAGACACAGCCACCGGTTTCTTCAGCCAGGGCTTGAATGACCGGATCACAATAAAAGTGGGCAACCAGTACCGCGTCCTGAGCCTTGAGCTCGGCGGCGATGGCAGCACGGTAATAGGCCTCTTCCTCGGCTGTCAGCGGCTTGGGCTGCTTGGCGTCGAGGTGGGCTTGAACCAGAAGGCGTTCGGAAATCTGCGTCATGTTCGCAAGACCTGCAGGCGCATTCGCGCGAAAGTCGAGTATACACCCGGCTCCGGACCCTTCAGGGGGTACCGCCGGGAAAGTGAGTATTCATCAGGCACGGACAGCGTTGAAGCTGCGCAAGGCTACAGAATATCCCT
This genomic window contains:
- the nadA gene encoding quinolinate synthase NadA codes for the protein MTQISERLLVQAHLDAKQPKPLTAEEEAYYRAAIAAELKAQDAVLVAHFYCDPVIQALAEETGGCVSDSLEMARFGNAHPAKTVVVAGVKFMGETAKILNPEKRVLMPTLEATCSLDLGCPVDEFSAFCDQHPERTVVVYANTSAAVKARADWVVTSSCALEIVESLMDNGETIIWGPDKHLGTYIQRKTGADMLLWDGACIVHEEFKSKQLEDMKALYPDAAILVHPESPTSVIELADAVGSTSQLIAAAQSLPNKTLIVATDRGIFYKMQQLCPDKVFIEAPTAGNGAACRSCAHCPWMAMNTLERVLKSLKEGTNEIFVDPALIPQAIRPLKRMLDFTQAARMKLAGNA